The proteins below are encoded in one region of Casimicrobium huifangae:
- the brxF gene encoding BREX-3 system P-loop-containing protein BrxF — MLAKLERLIGEIGDVNSKLILLVGTSRSGKTQLLRQLSAKLNIEPLNVGLELGRRLAATPNNKRGFSAGELLREIALLEQFGERTEIPLLLDNLELLFEPSLQINPLDLVKRLAHSKRVVAVWPGELRGDRLIYADMSHPEHRDYSQDGVVVLEI; from the coding sequence ATGCTCGCAAAACTGGAACGACTCATCGGCGAAATCGGCGACGTCAACAGCAAGTTGATCCTACTGGTCGGCACCAGCCGCAGTGGCAAGACCCAACTGCTGCGCCAGCTCAGCGCCAAGCTCAACATCGAGCCGCTCAACGTCGGCCTGGAGCTGGGGCGTCGCCTGGCCGCCACGCCGAACAACAAACGCGGCTTCTCAGCAGGCGAACTGCTGCGCGAGATCGCGCTGCTTGAACAATTCGGGGAACGAACCGAAATCCCGCTGCTGCTCGACAACCTGGAGTTGCTGTTCGAGCCCAGCTTGCAGATCAACCCGCTTGACCTCGTCAAGCGGCTGGCGCACTCCAAGCGCGTCGTGGCCGTCTGGCCTGGCGAGTTGCGCGGTGATCGGCTGATCTATGCCGACATGAGCCATCCAGAACACCGTGACTACAGCCAGGACGGTGTGGTCGTACTCGAAATTTGA
- a CDS encoding LysR substrate-binding domain-containing protein, with product MPWAELLRYPLIAGHPVACEGFYRQLLQLLRSLANEPTLVEQATSLDMMLTLVAAGYGLGLMMEAQTVVNRHPGVAVRSIMDASPPTLTTYVLRPVNKDSEQLDRFIARLG from the coding sequence GTGCCGTGGGCTGAACTGCTCCGCTATCCGCTGATAGCGGGTCACCCTGTCGCCTGCGAGGGATTCTATCGCCAGTTGTTACAACTGCTGCGCTCGCTGGCTAACGAACCCACTCTGGTCGAGCAGGCGACGTCGCTGGACATGATGTTGACGTTGGTGGCCGCAGGATACGGACTGGGCCTGATGATGGAGGCCCAGACGGTCGTCAATCGCCACCCCGGCGTGGCGGTGCGATCGATCATGGACGCTTCCCCTCCCACACTCACGACCTACGTACTGCGTCCGGTGAACAAAGATTCGGAGCAACTGGATCGCTTCATCGCGCGTCTAGGTTAG
- a CDS encoding ATP-binding protein produces MSFSPLAYADSLRIGSIDFVSPDEIKVLLDIEAPDNLALNTGTPRPFPRINGYVLVPSETGYLVAQVEWITIERSQYPKRKGMQDFGLVDLPYPLRKMSLNPLGGLAYEGQIDGKERYSFRRGVEAYPTVGDPVLLPTQTQLRAIVESGDNRRVKIGVSPLAANAEVKIDPDRLFGRHLAVLGNTGSGKSCSVAGLIRWSMEEASKARGGADPNARFIVLDPNGEYAKAFDGLGKVRVFAVEPKPDGGIEQLQVPLWFWNSAEWSAFTQASAKAQRPTLIQALRAVRDGAVEVTVTPSHDMRRFLRTLVSVIQIERAAGRPWANFPHPKNFFEKTRRWQEGLGNDASFTADENAALGAIRDKITAFANARSGQYPNYDFTAPEIDEFLGMAKAAHAAFGGSDTDILPIDADVPRAFTGDQLLRSVEANAELLGVSEYVETMLMRIRTILSDSRMKTITGNADGVTLHDWLANTIGDNQASNGTVTVIDLSLVPAEVVHIVTAVIARMTLEAMQRYRKLNHGKTLPTVLVMEEAHTFIKRYQDDAENQNSAAICCQVFEKIAREGRKFGLGLVLSSQRPSELSPTVLSQCNSYLLHRISNDRDQELVHKLVPDNLRGLLRDLPSLPSRHAILLGWASELPVLVQMNALPEGQRPKSDDPDFWAVWSGKKENETGEIEAVERTVDWTAIAEDWQQIAPAPDKEASDEGGAS; encoded by the coding sequence ATGAGCTTCTCGCCCCTGGCCTACGCCGACTCACTGCGTATCGGCAGCATCGATTTTGTCTCGCCTGACGAAATCAAGGTTCTGCTGGACATCGAAGCACCCGACAACCTCGCTCTGAACACAGGTACTCCACGGCCGTTCCCGCGGATCAATGGTTATGTCCTCGTGCCTAGTGAGACAGGCTATCTGGTCGCACAGGTGGAGTGGATCACCATCGAGCGGTCTCAATACCCCAAGCGCAAGGGCATGCAGGATTTCGGCCTGGTTGATTTGCCTTATCCGCTGCGCAAGATGAGCCTCAACCCGCTGGGTGGTCTGGCTTACGAGGGTCAGATCGATGGAAAGGAACGCTATTCCTTCCGGCGCGGTGTGGAAGCCTACCCGACGGTAGGCGACCCCGTACTGCTACCCACCCAAACCCAGCTACGCGCCATCGTCGAATCCGGCGACAACCGCCGGGTGAAAATCGGCGTCAGTCCGCTAGCCGCCAATGCAGAGGTCAAGATCGACCCTGATCGCCTGTTCGGTCGTCATCTGGCCGTGCTGGGGAACACCGGCAGTGGCAAATCCTGCTCAGTCGCCGGTTTGATCCGCTGGTCGATGGAAGAAGCCAGCAAGGCACGCGGCGGAGCTGACCCCAATGCCCGTTTCATCGTGCTCGACCCCAACGGCGAGTACGCCAAGGCATTTGATGGTTTGGGGAAAGTGCGCGTATTCGCTGTCGAGCCGAAGCCTGACGGTGGCATTGAGCAGCTACAGGTGCCGCTCTGGTTTTGGAACAGCGCTGAGTGGAGTGCGTTTACCCAAGCCAGCGCCAAGGCGCAACGGCCGACATTGATCCAGGCACTGCGCGCCGTGCGCGACGGTGCGGTGGAAGTCACCGTCACACCAAGCCACGACATGCGTCGTTTTCTGCGCACACTGGTTAGCGTGATTCAGATCGAGCGCGCTGCCGGACGCCCCTGGGCTAATTTTCCGCACCCCAAGAACTTCTTTGAAAAGACCAGGAGGTGGCAGGAAGGCTTGGGGAACGATGCTTCATTCACTGCGGATGAAAATGCGGCGCTGGGCGCAATACGAGACAAGATTACCGCCTTCGCCAACGCGCGTTCAGGCCAGTACCCAAACTACGATTTCACTGCACCAGAGATCGACGAATTTTTGGGCATGGCTAAGGCCGCCCATGCGGCCTTCGGCGGCAGCGACACCGACATCTTGCCGATCGATGCGGACGTACCCCGCGCCTTTACTGGCGACCAACTGCTGCGCAGTGTTGAAGCCAATGCAGAACTGCTAGGCGTCTCGGAATACGTCGAAACAATGCTCATGCGCATTCGAACGATTCTGTCCGATAGCCGCATGAAAACCATCACAGGCAATGCCGATGGTGTGACGTTGCATGACTGGCTGGCCAACACCATCGGCGACAACCAAGCATCCAACGGAACGGTAACCGTCATCGACCTATCGTTGGTGCCCGCTGAGGTGGTGCACATCGTCACCGCCGTTATTGCTCGTATGACGCTGGAAGCCATGCAGCGCTACCGCAAGCTCAACCACGGCAAAACGCTGCCTACCGTTCTGGTGATGGAAGAAGCGCATACATTTATCAAACGCTACCAGGACGATGCTGAGAACCAGAACTCAGCCGCCATTTGTTGTCAGGTATTCGAGAAAATTGCCCGCGAAGGCCGCAAGTTCGGATTGGGTTTGGTGCTGTCATCCCAGCGCCCCAGCGAGTTGTCGCCTACAGTGCTGTCTCAATGCAACAGCTACCTGCTGCACCGCATCAGCAATGACCGTGACCAGGAATTGGTGCACAAGCTGGTTCCTGACAACCTGCGTGGCCTGCTGCGCGATCTTCCTTCGCTACCTTCGCGCCACGCCATCCTGCTGGGCTGGGCCTCTGAGTTGCCCGTGCTGGTGCAGATGAATGCCTTGCCTGAAGGCCAACGGCCAAAATCCGATGACCCGGACTTCTGGGCGGTATGGTCGGGCAAGAAGGAGAACGAAACAGGCGAGATCGAAGCTGTCGAGCGCACCGTGGATTGGACAGCGATTGCAGAGGACTGGCAACAAATAGCACCTGCTCCAGACAAGGAAGCATCGGATGAAGGCGGAGCTTCCTAG
- a CDS encoding SIR2 family protein has product MSNTLKVRDDHAPICFEASAEDAGKFKLCEGAEAAWLTQSQTFDIKALRSRVEPWLTALFQSEHLSLLAGSGLTHAVHHLATGKPAAGMNEVTLTIYEDAIRKAAKEAAQRSGRETGNLEDQLRAANELLRGLEILGNSAEAETLLTELTSTLEDFSKSILESEAGIARADEDKREQALNVLVTFLMSFASRTGVRDRLNIFTTNYDRLIEAGAELAGLHLLDRFLGNLMPIFRSSRLDLDMHYNPPGIRGEPRYLEGVARFTKLHGSVDWVQVDRDIRRVGLPFGADDVAPYLQAPGLNGASAHKLMIYPNAAKDRETSDHPYVELFRDLAAAVCRPNSTLITYGYSFGDEHINRVIRDMLTVPSTHLVIIAYNDPLGRIMQTYRELGRPSQISLLIGPALADLQILTESFLPKAAIDKTTFRMSELLKQRYGTEAHPGPAAAKPGSDFDGADLV; this is encoded by the coding sequence ATGAGCAACACACTGAAAGTCAGGGACGACCACGCCCCTATCTGCTTCGAAGCAAGCGCCGAGGATGCCGGCAAGTTCAAGCTTTGCGAAGGGGCAGAAGCCGCCTGGCTAACTCAGAGCCAAACTTTCGACATCAAGGCGTTGCGAAGCCGTGTCGAGCCCTGGCTGACCGCCTTATTTCAGTCGGAGCATCTTTCGCTGCTTGCTGGCTCAGGATTGACCCATGCCGTGCACCATCTGGCGACAGGAAAGCCCGCTGCCGGAATGAACGAAGTCACCCTGACCATCTACGAGGATGCAATCAGGAAAGCGGCGAAAGAAGCCGCCCAAAGATCAGGTCGGGAAACAGGCAATCTGGAAGACCAGCTTCGCGCCGCCAACGAATTGCTGCGAGGGCTAGAGATACTGGGCAATTCAGCAGAAGCCGAAACGCTGCTGACTGAGCTGACCAGCACGCTGGAAGACTTCTCCAAGTCCATCCTCGAAAGCGAAGCTGGGATTGCCAGGGCAGATGAAGACAAACGTGAGCAAGCGCTCAATGTGCTGGTCACATTCCTGATGAGCTTCGCCAGCCGCACCGGCGTGCGCGACCGGCTGAATATCTTCACCACCAACTACGACCGACTGATCGAAGCTGGTGCCGAACTGGCCGGGCTGCATCTGCTGGACCGCTTCCTCGGCAACCTCATGCCGATCTTTCGTTCATCACGGCTGGATCTGGACATGCACTACAACCCGCCAGGCATTCGTGGTGAACCGCGCTACCTGGAGGGAGTAGCCCGCTTTACCAAGCTGCACGGCTCGGTGGATTGGGTGCAGGTTGATAGGGATATCCGCCGCGTCGGACTGCCCTTCGGCGCCGACGATGTCGCGCCCTATCTGCAAGCGCCTGGGCTTAACGGTGCCAGTGCTCACAAGCTGATGATCTACCCCAATGCCGCCAAGGACCGGGAGACTTCGGATCACCCCTATGTGGAACTGTTCCGAGACCTCGCCGCCGCCGTGTGCCGCCCTAACAGCACGTTGATTACCTATGGCTACAGCTTTGGTGACGAGCACATCAACCGTGTCATTCGCGACATGCTCACAGTGCCGTCCACCCATCTGGTGATCATTGCCTATAACGATCCGCTTGGCCGCATCATGCAGACCTATCGAGAGTTGGGACGTCCCTCGCAGATCAGCTTGCTGATCGGCCCCGCTCTGGCTGATTTGCAAATCCTGACCGAAAGCTTCCTGCCCAAGGCCGCTATCGACAAAACCACCTTCCGCATGAGCGAACTGCTCAAGCAGCGTTACGGCACCGAAGCCCATCCAGGCCCGGCAGCAGCGAAACCTGGTAGCGATTTTGACGGGGCAGACCTGGTATGA
- a CDS encoding DUF6079 family protein, which produces MKYGDLIQFEQIESVIQLLDAGRPDEAKKLVATYVISDDMAERISKLMVPQLSFEDSVDHKGVLIVGNYGTGKSHLMSVLSLVAEDAAYAPMIRHPKVAEAVASIAGKFKVLRIEVGGLEMPLRQVITQQLERFLDKLGVSYSFPPADQELNNKESLEEMMAAFHEVYPDQGLLLVVDEFLEYLQSRKDNELIRDLAILRQIGEITKHLKFRFVAGVQEAIFDSVRFQHVADSMRRVNERFTQILIDRQDVSFVVSARLLKKTADQQNKIREYLTPFAKFYGSMNERMDEYVRLFPVHPDYLKTFEQIHFTEKRGALKTIEAAMLTILDQEVPADKPLFISYESFWNTIKANSVLRADPNIKEVMRVSEVLESRVQQAFTRPAYKAMALRVINALAVHRLTTGGDIHIPIGPTAAELRDALCLFQPGVEDMPGDPAENLLSMVQTVMREVLKTVNGQFISKAPDTEQYYLDLKKDIDYDAQIEKRAEALSDDALDRAYYSAVKALMECSDDLRYPGFQIWQYQLEWQERRVERMGYLFFGAPNDRPTAQPERDFYVYFIQPFDKPKFADNNLSDEVFFRLTGLDDDLKRHLSSYAAALDLASTASGGAKGIYLSKAQDFLRAMSKWLQEKQMTAFEVTYQGKKKNLQEWAKGVSLRDRARLGADERINFRDVVNVISGLVLGQRFGDLAPEYPSFSVLVTEANRKQLIGNALRALAGGTRTKDAAAMLDALELLDGDRVDPANSRYAQEVLNRLKAKGHGQVLNRNELLSGSSDIEYFAPIKYRLEPDLLVTVLGGLVYSGDIVLSITGDKIDSGKLTQLAERSLEELKAFKHIEAPKEINLAVLRALFELFDLPSGLAQKASQGDIEPVIKLQEKVSALVPRVLKAGSDLQQGKLGFWGQNLLREEEAKDWYARLDSLKKFTESLTPYNTVGKLKNLRVTEEDLDGQKKNLEILAAVERLLELVAELGSTASYLSQAEMVLPAEHPWLKQAETTRKAIFDKISQDRSAEHAALILGNGRQTLAQLKRDYITAYIASHSKARLGVAEDKTRNALRKDDRLLALRVLAGVSLMPTSQLTAFEESLNGLKSCSSLDEPTLVTAAVCPHCQFRPAAEQLELLPAANRLHKLDDDLDALLANWQQTLLENLEDPFTQDSLGLLPAASKKLIDAFLASRKLPEPLTQEFANAVQEALSGLEKIAVKNEEIKQALLQGGSPATPDELRKRFDAFMNERCKGKDATKLRFVIE; this is translated from the coding sequence ATGAAATACGGAGATTTGATCCAGTTCGAGCAGATCGAGTCAGTCATTCAACTGCTCGATGCCGGACGCCCGGACGAAGCCAAGAAGCTCGTCGCGACCTATGTCATCTCCGACGACATGGCCGAGCGAATCTCCAAGCTCATGGTTCCCCAGCTCAGTTTCGAGGATTCGGTCGATCACAAGGGCGTGCTGATCGTCGGCAACTACGGCACCGGTAAATCGCACTTGATGTCGGTGCTGTCGCTGGTGGCAGAAGACGCCGCTTATGCGCCGATGATTCGCCACCCCAAGGTCGCCGAGGCGGTTGCCTCCATCGCCGGGAAATTCAAAGTTCTTCGCATCGAGGTGGGCGGTCTGGAAATGCCGCTGCGCCAGGTCATCACCCAGCAGCTTGAGCGCTTCCTCGACAAACTGGGCGTCAGCTACAGCTTCCCGCCAGCAGATCAGGAACTCAACAACAAAGAGTCTCTTGAAGAAATGATGGCCGCTTTCCATGAGGTCTACCCAGACCAGGGCCTGCTGCTGGTGGTCGATGAGTTCCTGGAATACCTGCAATCGCGCAAGGACAACGAACTGATTCGCGACTTGGCCATCCTGCGGCAGATCGGCGAAATCACCAAACATCTCAAGTTCCGCTTCGTGGCCGGCGTGCAGGAAGCCATCTTCGACAGCGTGCGCTTCCAGCACGTTGCCGACAGCATGCGCCGGGTCAACGAGCGCTTCACCCAAATCCTCATCGACCGCCAGGACGTCAGCTTCGTCGTCTCCGCGCGCCTGCTTAAGAAGACTGCCGACCAGCAGAACAAGATCCGCGAATACCTCACGCCGTTCGCCAAGTTCTACGGCTCCATGAACGAGCGCATGGACGAGTACGTGCGACTGTTCCCTGTGCACCCGGACTACCTGAAGACCTTCGAGCAGATCCACTTCACCGAGAAGCGCGGCGCGCTCAAGACCATCGAGGCCGCCATGCTGACCATCCTCGACCAGGAAGTGCCCGCCGACAAGCCGCTGTTCATCAGCTACGAAAGTTTCTGGAACACCATCAAGGCCAACTCGGTCTTGCGCGCCGACCCGAACATCAAGGAAGTGATGCGTGTCTCCGAAGTGCTGGAGTCGCGCGTGCAGCAGGCCTTCACGCGCCCGGCCTACAAGGCCATGGCGCTGCGCGTCATCAATGCGCTGGCCGTGCACCGTTTGACCACCGGTGGCGACATCCACATTCCGATCGGCCCCACCGCCGCCGAGCTGCGCGACGCCCTGTGTCTGTTCCAGCCGGGCGTGGAGGACATGCCGGGCGACCCCGCCGAGAACCTGCTGTCGATGGTGCAAACCGTGATGCGGGAAGTGCTGAAGACCGTCAACGGCCAGTTCATCTCCAAGGCACCCGATACGGAGCAGTACTACCTCGATCTCAAGAAAGACATCGACTACGACGCGCAGATCGAAAAGCGCGCCGAAGCCCTGTCCGACGACGCGCTGGATCGTGCCTACTACAGCGCCGTCAAAGCGCTGATGGAGTGCAGCGACGACCTGCGTTACCCCGGCTTCCAGATCTGGCAGTACCAGCTCGAATGGCAAGAACGCCGTGTCGAGCGCATGGGCTACCTGTTCTTTGGCGCGCCGAATGATCGCCCCACGGCCCAGCCCGAACGCGATTTCTACGTTTACTTCATCCAGCCCTTCGACAAACCGAAGTTCGCCGACAACAACCTGTCGGATGAGGTCTTCTTCCGCCTCACCGGGCTGGACGACGATCTCAAGCGGCACCTGTCGTCCTACGCCGCGGCGCTCGATCTTGCCTCCACCGCCAGTGGCGGCGCCAAGGGCATCTACCTGTCCAAGGCACAGGATTTCCTGCGCGCCATGAGCAAGTGGCTGCAGGAAAAGCAGATGACCGCCTTCGAGGTCACCTACCAGGGCAAGAAAAAGAACCTGCAGGAGTGGGCCAAAGGCGTGTCGCTGCGTGACCGGGCGCGCCTCGGTGCGGACGAGCGCATCAACTTCCGCGACGTGGTGAACGTCATTTCGGGCCTGGTACTGGGCCAGCGTTTCGGCGATCTCGCGCCGGAATACCCCAGCTTTTCCGTGCTGGTCACCGAGGCCAACCGCAAGCAACTGATCGGCAACGCACTGCGCGCTCTGGCCGGCGGCACGCGCACCAAGGATGCCGCGGCCATGCTCGATGCGCTGGAACTGCTCGATGGCGACCGCGTCGATCCGGCCAACTCCCGCTATGCGCAGGAAGTGCTGAACCGGCTCAAGGCCAAGGGCCACGGCCAGGTGCTCAACCGCAACGAACTGCTGTCAGGCTCATCCGACATTGAGTATTTCGCCCCGATCAAGTACCGGCTGGAACCCGACCTGCTGGTCACCGTGTTGGGCGGGCTGGTCTATTCCGGTGACATCGTGCTGTCGATCACCGGCGACAAGATCGACTCCGGCAAGCTGACCCAACTGGCCGAACGCTCACTGGAGGAACTCAAAGCTTTCAAGCACATCGAGGCGCCCAAGGAGATCAACCTCGCCGTGCTGCGCGCCTTGTTCGAGTTGTTCGACCTGCCGTCCGGCCTGGCCCAGAAGGCCAGCCAGGGCGACATTGAGCCGGTCATCAAGCTGCAGGAGAAAGTCAGCGCCCTGGTGCCGCGCGTGCTCAAGGCCGGCTCCGACCTGCAGCAAGGCAAGCTCGGTTTCTGGGGCCAGAACCTGCTGCGTGAGGAAGAAGCCAAGGACTGGTACGCCCGGCTCGATTCGCTGAAGAAGTTCACCGAGTCGCTGACACCCTACAACACCGTCGGCAAACTCAAGAACCTGCGCGTCACCGAGGAAGACCTGGACGGCCAGAAAAAGAACCTGGAAATCCTGGCTGCCGTCGAGCGTCTGCTCGAACTGGTGGCCGAGCTGGGCAGCACGGCGTCCTACCTCTCGCAGGCCGAGATGGTGTTGCCCGCCGAGCACCCCTGGCTGAAACAGGCCGAGACGACCCGCAAGGCCATCTTCGACAAGATCAGCCAGGACCGCAGCGCCGAGCACGCCGCCCTGATCCTGGGTAATGGCCGGCAGACGCTGGCCCAGCTCAAGAGGGACTACATCACCGCCTACATCGCCAGCCACAGCAAGGCGCGCCTCGGCGTGGCCGAGGACAAGACCCGCAACGCCCTGCGCAAGGACGACCGCCTGCTGGCACTGCGCGTACTGGCCGGCGTATCGCTGATGCCCACCAGCCAGCTCACCGCCTTCGAGGAATCCCTCAACGGCCTGAAGAGCTGCTCATCGCTGGATGAACCGACGCTGGTCACGGCCGCCGTCTGCCCGCACTGCCAGTTCCGCCCGGCTGCCGAGCAACTGGAACTGCTGCCCGCCGCCAACCGCCTGCACAAGCTGGACGATGACCTGGATGCGTTGCTGGCCAACTGGCAGCAGACCCTGCTGGAAAACCTGGAAGACCCGTTCACCCAGGACAGCCTGGGCCTGTTGCCCGCAGCAAGCAAAAAGCTGATCGACGCCTTCCTGGCCTCACGCAAGCTGCCGGAACCCTTGACCCAAGAGTTCGCCAACGCCGTGCAAGAGGCCCTGTCGGGGCTGGAGAAGATCGCGGTCAAGAATGAGGAGATCAAGCAGGCACTGCTGCAAGGCGGATCGCCGGCCACGCCGGATGAGCTTCGTAAGCGCTTCGATGCCTTCATGAACGAGCGCTGCAAGGGCAAGGACGCCACCAAGCTGCGCTTCGTGATCGAGTGA
- a CDS encoding WYL domain-containing protein, protein MPHEQLADLTQPQRDRLAFVELRVRFIGEMRRQDLVARFGIQSAAASRDLALYKEIAPGNIDYDGKGKFYVLGPSFQPIFDFPPERVLSWLTQGFGDGEPMRIKAWVASESPSRLTHPDLDILASVTRAIHYECPMGIEYHSISSGRTVREIVPFALIDNGLRWHVRAFDRKSQEFRDFVITRIKRPVVRKGQPVAPHEMNDQDIQWTRIVELELVPHPDQPRPEITEMDYGMRGGVLHMKLRAATAGYILRKWSVDCSPDHNLRGPEYRLWLRNHLAIYGVRSAVLAPGYRSPDQQRLEAETD, encoded by the coding sequence ATGCCCCACGAACAGCTTGCCGATCTAACCCAGCCACAGCGCGACCGGCTCGCGTTCGTGGAGTTGCGCGTGCGCTTCATTGGGGAGATGCGCCGCCAGGACTTGGTCGCGCGGTTTGGTATCCAGTCCGCTGCTGCGTCCAGGGACCTGGCGCTGTACAAGGAAATCGCCCCCGGCAACATCGACTACGACGGCAAAGGCAAGTTCTACGTCCTCGGCCCGAGCTTCCAGCCGATCTTCGATTTCCCGCCCGAGCGGGTGTTGTCGTGGCTGACGCAGGGTTTTGGCGACGGTGAACCGATGCGCATCAAAGCCTGGGTGGCCAGCGAGAGCCCGTCCCGGCTCACCCACCCTGACCTGGACATCCTGGCGAGCGTGACTCGTGCCATCCACTACGAATGCCCGATGGGGATCGAGTACCACTCCATCTCCAGTGGCCGCACCGTGCGGGAGATCGTCCCGTTCGCGCTGATCGACAACGGCCTGCGTTGGCACGTCCGCGCCTTCGACCGCAAATCGCAGGAGTTCCGGGATTTCGTTATCACCCGCATCAAGCGCCCTGTGGTGCGCAAGGGGCAGCCCGTGGCGCCCCACGAAATGAACGATCAGGACATTCAGTGGACCCGGATCGTCGAGCTGGAGCTGGTTCCTCACCCGGATCAACCCCGGCCAGAAATCACCGAAATGGACTACGGCATGCGGGGCGGTGTGCTGCACATGAAGCTGCGCGCCGCCACGGCTGGCTACATCTTGCGCAAATGGAGTGTGGACTGCTCCCCCGACCACAATCTGCGCGGCCCCGAGTACCGGCTTTGGTTGAGGAACCACCTCGCCATCTATGGTGTGCGCAGCGCGGTGCTGGCGCCGGGTTATCGCTCCCCTGATCAACAACGACTCGAAGCCGAGACGGACTGA